Below is a genomic region from Paraburkholderia phenazinium.
GGGTGCTGCAAGCGGTGCGGCCGCCGGGGTCGCGTCGGGTCTCGTGACTGCCAATCCCGCTGTCGGCATTGGCGTCGGCATTGCGGTGCAAGCGGCCACGGACGAAGCCGTGGCTCGCTACATGCGCAACATGCACAGCGACCAGCAGAACGAGATGGCTCAGCTCGCGGGCGGCATGGCGGTGGGCGAGACCAAACCGTGGAGCGTCAAGCACAAGATGCCAATCGAGAACGGCCACGGCGAGGTACGCGTGACGCGTGCGTTCACGTCGGCACTCGCCATCTGCAAGGACTTTGTCTTCTCGGTCGCGGATAGCAACAAGCCCAACGCGCACGAAAGCTGGTACACCGCCAGCGCCTGTCTGCAGGACCAGGGCTGGAAGTGGGCTTCGGCCGAACCGGCCGTGGACCGCTGGGGCAATCTCCAATAATGCAAAAGGGGCGGCAGGTCTAACCTTGCCGCCCCTTTGCTATTCACTTCGAACCCGACGTATCAGGACTCCACGTCCTCGAGACTGAAAATTTCCGTCTGGTCGTTGTACGAGAAGATCTCGCCGTAACGGCCCCAGTTGATGACCGCGTCGAGCGTCTCTTCGGCCGCGCTATCCGACAGAAAATCTTCCAGTTCCTGCTCGAAGCGCACACGCGGCGCACGATGCCCCGGGCGTTCGTTGAGTACCTTCTTGATTCGCGCGGCGAGCGGCACGTGGCGCAGCAGATGCTCGGCGAACATCATCTTCCGCTCCTGCGTGCCAAACTCGGAAAACACGCGTGCCGGCGGTGTCAGGAAAATATCCCCTTCGCGCACATCGGCAAAGCCAAGATGCTGCAGCACTTCGGCGACCGGAAACAGATCGTCGACCTCGAGATGCAACGAACGGGCAATTTCCGGCATGTCCGCGCGGCCATGGTACGGTGCCGCAGCCAGCATTTCGATCAGACCGGCCATAAGGTTGGTCGACACATGCGGCAGCCAGCTTCCGAGTTCCAGGCCCTTCTTCGTTGACTCGTCGGTCTGACGCGCCGTCATCTTCGCGTAGATCTCGTCCACCAGTTTGCGGAACGCCGGGTCGAGACGGTTACGCGGGTGATTGAACGGCACCTTGATCTCGGCGATCACGCGGCCCGGGTTCGACGAGAGCACCAGAATCCGGTCGCACATGAACACCGCTTCTTCGATGTTGTGCGTGACGATCAGCACCGACTTGATCGGCATACGGCCCTGCGTCCACAGATCCAGCAGGTCGGTACGCAGCGTTTCGGCGGTCAGCACGTCGAGCGCGGAGAACGGCTCGTCCATCAGCAGCAGCGTAGGATCGACCACCAGCGCGCGGGCGAAGCCCACACGTTGACGCATACCGCCTGACAACTCGCGCGGATAAGCGTTTTCGAAGCCGTCCAGACCGATCAGGTCGATCGCCGCCAGCGCACGTTCGCGGCGTTCGCGAGCACCGACGCCCTGCGCTTCGAGACCCGCTTCCACGTTCTGCAGAACCGTCAGCCAGGGGAACAGCGCGAAGGTCTGGAACACCATCGCCACGCCCTTGGCGGGACCGTCGAGCGGCTTGCCGAGGTAATCGACCTTGCCGCCGGTCGGCTCGATCAGGCCGGCGATGATACGCAGCAGCGTCGACTTGCCCGAGCCCGAGCGGCCCAGCATGCCGACGATCTCGCCTTCACGCAGCGACAGGTTCACGTCGTCGAGCACCAGCAGCTCGCCTTGATTCTTGTTGAAGCCTCTGGACACGTCCTTGACGGCCAGAATCTCCGCACCCAGACGCGGCGGCGAGGGTGGCGTCTGGACCGGCGCAGCGGTAACGGCAGCTTTAGGATTTTGCATCGCGGTTTGCCTTTAATTTCCTGTCAATCGAGCCGAAGCTTGGATTCGGCGTAGGCGTACATCGGACGCCACAGCAGGCGGTTAAACAAAGTCACAAACAGGGACATCACGGCAATGCCGAGAATGATTTTCGGGAAGTCGCCCGCGGCCGTGGTCTGCGCGATATAGGAACCCAACCCGTGGGCCACCACCTTGGTGTCGCCCCACTGCACGTACTCGGCCACGATGCTCGCATTCCACGCGCCGCCCGAGGCCGTAATCGCGCCTGTGATGTAGTACGGGAAAATGCCCGGCAGCATCGCCTTGCGCCACCACTGCCAGCCGCGGATACCGAAGTTGGCCGCCGCCTCCTTATAGTCGTTCGGATACGAACTGGCGCCTGCGATCACGTTGAACAGGATATACCACTGGGTGCCGAGCACGATCAGCGGCGACAGCCAGATATCCGGGTTCAGATGAAAGCGCACGATGACGATCACGAACACCGGGAACAGCAGGTTGGCCGGGAACGCAGCCAGGAACTGCGCGAGCGGCTGGATCTTTTCCGCCAGCGCCGGACGCAGTCCGATCAGCACACCGATCGGCACCCAGATCACAGAAGAAATGGCGATCAGCAACACCACCCGCAGCAGCGTGATCAACCCGAGCACGAGTACGTGGCCCACTTCATCGAGCGTGACGCCGGTGCGTACATAGGTCACGACGCGAAAGACGACGTACACCGTCAGGAGAATCACGAGGACGCCCCAGATGATGTCGCCCACGCGCGACGACTTCTGACGCTGCGGTACCGGGAAACTGACGCCGGCGAACGACGGCAGACGCATCGGTACGCGCGCCGCATTGGCGAAGATCCAGCCCATTGGCACCAGCAGGCGGTGAATCAGACGAGTGCGCCGCACGAGGTCGAGCAGCCAGGATTCCGGCGCGTTACCGGAGCTGGTGTTCTCCATGCGGAACTTGTCGGCCCACGCAACGAGCGGGCGGAACAGAAACTGGTCGTAGGCGAGAATCACGATCGTCATCGTCAGGATGACCCAGCCGATCGCGTGCATGTTCTTGTCCGAGATCGCCTGCGCCAGGTAGGCGCCGATCCCCGGCAGCGTGATCGTGTTGTTGCCCACCGTGATCGCTTCGGAGGCCACCACGAAGAACCAGCCGCCCGACATCGACATCATCATGTTCCAGATGAGGCCCGGCATCGAGAACGGCACTTCGAGCTTCCAGAAACGCTGCCAGCCGGTCAGATGAAAACCGCGCGAGACCTCGTCCAGATCGCGCGGCACGGTGCGCAGCGACTGGTAGAAGCTGAAGGTCATGTTCCAGGCCTGGCTCGTGAAGATTGCGAAGATCGCGGCGAGCTCCGCGCCCAGCACCCGGCCCGGGAATAGCGCAAGAAAGAAGGTAACCGTAAACGAAATGTAGCCCAGCACCGGCACCGACTGCAGGATGTCGAGAATCGGCACCAGCACGAGACCGGCACGGCGGCTCTTGGCGGCGAGCGTGCCATAGATCAGCGTGAAGGCGAGCGAGGCCACCATCGCCGCCAGCATGCGCAGCGTGGTGCGCAGCGCGTATTCGGGCAAGCTCGACGGAGCCAGAGAGATCACCTGGGTCTTGAGCGTCGACATGGGCGCGAGCGTCTGGTGAAAGCCGATTGCCACGGAGGCAATCACACAGATGATCAGCGGAAAGGCGACGAAGTCCCAGCCGTTGGGCAGCAAGCGCCAGGCGGAAGCATTGGCGGTGCGTTTCAGATCGAAACTGAAGTCCATCAGGCAGCACCCTTCCTGTTTACATACGCTACGTGGAGACAGACCGCATCGAGCGGTGCCGGGACGACGGAACAGGCGAGGTTCGCCGCTCGCGCGGCAACCCCGGCGCGAAGGCCGGAAGCTCGGTCCGGAAAGCAGAAATCAGGCATGACAACAAGCATATGCGAGGTAATCGTTAGCGTCGGAGAGAGAATGACCGGCGGCGGCCGGGGGCATCTTCCCCCCGTCAAACCACCCTGGAGGGCCGCTCCGGCTGCCTGTCACGACAGGCGTCGCCCTGGGGCTGGCGAGCTTTCCTTGTTTTGGACGGCACGACACTACTACAACCTGTGTTTCAGGCACAACCTTTCGGGGCAAATCAGTTGCACGCAGGGCCTCTGGCGGCCCTGCCCGACCGGCAAAACCGGTGACCGGACACCCTCGGACATGCTCCGGGCACATCTGGAAAACCCGCGGCCCTGTTCAGAAAGCCCCCCTTACAGCCGTTAACTACCTGATGACATACGCCGAATCGCAATATCGGATGGCGCTGCGCCGTCTGGCGGTTAAAATCGAGACAAAGCGACTGTGACGGACGGATACCGAGGGCTTCAACCGAACTGTCCCAGATCGCCGCGGCGGACATACCGCCGCCCCAGCAACGACTCAGCGCCGGCGCGCTGCAACGATTGACCTTGTTGCATATAAAAGTCAGACGGATCCGAGAGTCGATGAACAGGAAATCCTTGCGCCATGCAGTCGGGCCGGTCAGCTTCGCGCTGGTCGTGCTGGTGTGCTGGCTCGTGTCGGGTGTGATCGCGGACCGCATGGTTCAGCAGGAACTCGACGCCGCCCTGCGCGCGCAACGGCAAATGTCCTCGTCGGTCGTCGACAACATGGCGGAGGTCATCGCCAGCGACCTCTCCATGGCTCGCGCCATTCCAGCCACGATGGCGGAACTGAATGTGGTCCAGCAGGCGCTCGCCCACTCGCAAGCTTATTCGGTGACGAGCACCGCGCCGGAATCCGCCCTGCGCAATGCCTTGCTCAAAGTGCCGGAATTGACGACGGTCAGCAGCTTCCTGCACGACGCTCAAGGTTTCTCGGGACTCGACTCGATCTGGCTCGTCAACGCCAACGGCGTGTGCGTTGCGTCGAGCAATGAGCAGTCGCGCGGCTTTGTCGGCATCGACATGCGCACCCGCAACTATCTGTCCAACGCGCTACTCGGCGCCTTCGGCGAAGCCTATGGCGTCGGCCGGTCGAGCGGCGAGCCCGGCATCTTCATCGCGGCACCCGCCTACGACGATGGCGTGCTGGTAGGTGCAGTAATCGCCAAGGTCGGGATCGGGCGCTTGCGTCACTGGGTCGCCCACGCGGGCACGTTCGTGGCCGACGAAAACGGCGTGATCATCATGGCCCACAACAGCGCGCTGGAAGGCCATGTGCTGCCGGATGGACGCGTCAAGCAGATGAGCGTCGCCGATCGCGAAAACGTTTATCGCCGCGTCGAATTCCCGAACGTCCAGATCGAGGCGGACATGCGGCAGGTACGCGAGGAGGCGCCGTGGGTGCCCTCCGCGATCGCCACACAACTGTTCGCCATCACCGACCGGCCTATGCCGGCGCTGTACGAATCGCGCAGCGGCCTCAATTCGGGACTCTCCGCGCATCTGGTCGATCCGCTCACGGCCTGGCCCGAACTGCTGCGCAACCATAAGCGCGACCGGCTGCTGGTCTTTCTCACGCTCGCGGGCACCGCGGCGCTGGCATGGGTGATTACCGTGTCCTACGTGCGCGAGCGCCGCCACCACCGGGCGACGCGCGACCTCGCCGAACAGTTGCAATCGGCCAATACGCTGCTGTCTGCCGAGGCGCGTCACGATGCGCTCACGGGCGCCTTGTCGCGCCGCTATTTCCTCGACCTGTTGCGCCGTGAAATCGAACGCGCGCAGGCGAGCGGCGACGCGCTGTGCATGGCGATCGCCGACCTCGACCACTTCAAGCAGATCAACGACCGCTTCGGCCACGCTGCCGGCGACCGCGCGCTCGAACACTTCGTCGATACTTGTCGCGCCGAACTGCGTGCCAACGACGCGATCGGCCGGCTGGGCGGCGAGGAATTCGGCATCCTGTTGCCGGCCACCGCCCTCGAGGGCGGCCGCGAGGTCGTCGAGCGGCTGCGCACCCGGCTCAAGGCCGTGCCGTCGACCAAGCTGCCCTCCTCAGCCGGTCTGAGCGTCAGCATCGGCATCACCGAGTTGTCGCGCGAAGATCTGCCCGAGCGGATCATGAGCCGGGCCGACCTCGCCCTTTACGCCGCCAAAACCGGCGGCCGCGACCGCACTGAAGCGCTGCCGCCAGACGACACCGCGCCGCCGGCGCGCACCGCAGCGACAGCCTGGTGAATCGATACGGCGCAACGTTGCGAGTGCCGACACTCCGCAGGTAAGCAGGTATGATCGACCTTCATACGAAGCTTGTCGTCACCGCTCTACCAGGAGAGATGCATGAAGGGAAATCTGGTCATCGTTTGCCGCGATCACGATGCTGACGCGTTCGATCATCTGTTGTCCGAGTACGGCGCCTTTCAGACGCGCCTATCGTCAACGGCGTGGTATCTGAAGCTCGATGTCGCCCCGGAGCTGATCCAGGAAGAAATTCTCACGCGCCTCGGCAAGTACACGACTCACTACATCTTCGAAGCAGAAACCGTTACGTGGAATACGGTGGACAGCGACGCGGCCGCTGCGCTGAATACGCTGTTTTCGGAGTAAGACTTCGGAGGAAGAGAAGGCGTCAGGACCGGACTGAAAGGCAGAAGGCCGGCAGGCCTGGAAGCAGCAGCGACCAGGCCAACGCTGCCAGGCCGGCCCTACCAGGCGCTCTCCGAGACAGTAGCCATGCGCGGCACGGCCTCGAACGGGAACGTCATCAGGACGCGCAGGCCGCGCCCGCCATGGTTGCCGATTTCCCATTCTCCGCCCGCGCGACGGACCAACCGTTCGACGATCGCAAGCCCTAGCCCGCTATGGCCGTTGCCGCCACGCGCCGGGTCGAGCCGCACGAACGGACGGCTCGCGTTCATCAGATCCTGCGCGGCGATGCCCTGGCCGTTGTCCTGCACAGCCAGCGTGTAACCCGACGACGTTCGCGCGGTAGACACGATAACCGGTGGCTGACCGTACGCATGTGCGTTGTCGAGCAGGTTCGACAGAATGCGGTCGAGCGTAGCGGCTGGCAGCAGGAAGCCCGGACCCGCCTTCAGGTCGGTCAGCACCGAGGCCGCGCTGTTGGCAACCGCCCGATAGCTGCGCACCACGCGTTCGCATTGCGCATCCACTTCGACGGCCTCGCTGCGATCCGCGCCGTCGTGTGCGAACACCAGAAACTGCTCGACGATGTGCGTCATCGAATCGACGTCGCGCACCACGCCGTCGCGCACCTTCGCCTCGTCCATCATTTCGGCTCGCAGGCGCAGCCGCGCTAGCGGCGTCTTCAGATCGTGTGCGACACCGGCAAGCATCACCGCCCGATCGTTCTCCGTGCGCGCCACTTCCTGGACCATCTGGTTAAAGCCATGGGTCAACTGGCGCAACTCGCGCGGCCCGCGCTCGGGCACCGGCGGCACCGGCTGGCCACGGCCAAAACGTGCCACTGCACTGGCGAGCGAGCGCAACGGCTGCTGCAACTGCCACGCGGCGAAGAGCGCCGCCATTACCGCAAACGTGAAGATGATGGTGAGCCACAACACCATCCGGTCGACCGAACGCGGCGGCCGCAACGGCTGCACCGGGACGACGATCCAGTCGCGGTCACTCGCCTGGCGCACCCACAGCGTGGGCGGCTTGCCCGGCTCGCCGAGGCGTACCTGGGTGCCCGGCGGCATGCGGTCACGCACGTCGTCGAGGAAGTGGTTAAGCGGCGAGCCGTCGTCCTGCTGCACCGCCGGCACGGCGCTGGAGGCCGGGTCGACGAGGCGCACGCGCGAAGGCAGCGGCTGATCCGGCGTATGGGCGACGTGCTGACGCACAGCGTCGACGAGGAAGGTCGCCTCTTCTACAGCGTAGCGATTCTGAAACTGGCTGCGCTCGAGGCGAAACAGCGCATAGCCCGCGAAATGCGATAGCAGCAGTACCACGACGACCAGCAACGCCAGCCGTCCAAACAGTGAATCAATGGGCCGGCGCATGTTGTTCGCCATCAGGCACGAACACGTAACCGCGGCCGCGAACGGTCTGAATGAAGCGCGGCGTGGACGGATCGGTTTCAAGGATGCGTCGCAGACGCCAGACCTGGACGTCGATGCCGCGGTCGGTGCCGTCGTATTCGGGACCATGGAGCAACTCGAGCAGGCGTTCGCGGGTGAGCGTACGCATAGGATGATTAACAAAAATCTTTAGGAGGGCGAACTCGCTGCCCGACAACGTGAGCGGCTTGTCTTCCAGATTCAGCGTGCGCGACTGGAAATCCAGCGTGAAGCGGCCGAAGGTGAAAGGCTCGCGCTGCTCAGGTGCGGCCGCCGAAGGCAACGTGCGGCGGCGCCGCAGCACAGCCTGCACGCGCGCCAGCAGCTCGCGCGGATTGAACGGTTTGCCGAGGTAGTCGTCCGCGCCCAGTTCGAGACCGACGATCCGGTCTACGTCGTCAGCGCGCGCAGTCAGCATGATCACCGGGATGTCGTCACCAGCAGCGCGCAGTTTGCGCAGCGCCGTCAGGCCGTCCACACCCGGCATCATCAGGTCGAGCACGATCAGATCCGGACGCTCGCGTTCGAGCCGCCGCTCGAGCGAGCCGGCATCGTGGAGCACCGAAACTTCGATGCCCTGGCGAGCCAGATAGTCGCGCAGCAGATCGCGGAGTTCGAGGTCGTCGTCGACAACAAGTATTTGAGTAGCCATGGGATGAAGTTTAACGCGCAGCAGTTGGGGTTACCGGGCCGGAGGTCCCCCAAAGGGTTACCGGGTGTTACGACGAAAGGCGCACGTAATGTCGCGTAATAGCGACACGCGCTCAGGTAACACAGCGAACTCTGCAGATCTCTACGCTGTGTCTTACCGAATGCATCCCGTCCTGTGTTGCCGTGTTTGCATCGTCGGCTATTCCATTACAAGGAGCCACTCATGTCCACAAAAATGTCACGCTTCGTCGCCGTCGCCGCAGCATCGCTTGCTATCGGTCTTGGCTCAGTCGGCCTCGGTTCAGTCTACGCCGCTCAAACTGATGGTCAGGGCGCACCCGGCGGTCCGGGAGGCTGGCACCATCACCATGGCCAGTTCATGCAGGAACTGAACAAGCTGCACGGCCAGCTTAACCTGAACCCGGATCAGGAAAAGCAATGGCAGGCCGCTCTCGACACGATGAAGCAGAACCGCGAAGCAGGGCGTGCCGCCCACAAGCAGATGCACGATCAGATGGAAGCGTTGAAGTCGCAGCCCATTCTCGATCTGAACGCCCTGCATGACCTGCGCGAAAAGGCCGAAGAGCAGCGCCATCAGGCACACGAGCAGACCTCGGCAGCCTGGTTGACCTTCTACAACGGCCTGAACGACAAGCAGAAGACCATCGTCAGCACGGACATCAAGGCGCACTGGGCCAAGA
It encodes:
- a CDS encoding sensor domain-containing diguanylate cyclase codes for the protein MNRKSLRHAVGPVSFALVVLVCWLVSGVIADRMVQQELDAALRAQRQMSSSVVDNMAEVIASDLSMARAIPATMAELNVVQQALAHSQAYSVTSTAPESALRNALLKVPELTTVSSFLHDAQGFSGLDSIWLVNANGVCVASSNEQSRGFVGIDMRTRNYLSNALLGAFGEAYGVGRSSGEPGIFIAAPAYDDGVLVGAVIAKVGIGRLRHWVAHAGTFVADENGVIIMAHNSALEGHVLPDGRVKQMSVADRENVYRRVEFPNVQIEADMRQVREEAPWVPSAIATQLFAITDRPMPALYESRSGLNSGLSAHLVDPLTAWPELLRNHKRDRLLVFLTLAGTAALAWVITVSYVRERRHHRATRDLAEQLQSANTLLSAEARHDALTGALSRRYFLDLLRREIERAQASGDALCMAIADLDHFKQINDRFGHAAGDRALEHFVDTCRAELRANDAIGRLGGEEFGILLPATALEGGREVVERLRTRLKAVPSTKLPSSAGLSVSIGITELSREDLPERIMSRADLALYAAKTGGRDRTEALPPDDTAPPARTAATAW
- a CDS encoding ABC transporter ATP-binding protein; the encoded protein is MQNPKAAVTAAPVQTPPSPPRLGAEILAVKDVSRGFNKNQGELLVLDDVNLSLREGEIVGMLGRSGSGKSTLLRIIAGLIEPTGGKVDYLGKPLDGPAKGVAMVFQTFALFPWLTVLQNVEAGLEAQGVGARERRERALAAIDLIGLDGFENAYPRELSGGMRQRVGFARALVVDPTLLLMDEPFSALDVLTAETLRTDLLDLWTQGRMPIKSVLIVTHNIEEAVFMCDRILVLSSNPGRVIAEIKVPFNHPRNRLDPAFRKLVDEIYAKMTARQTDESTKKGLELGSWLPHVSTNLMAGLIEMLAAAPYHGRADMPEIARSLHLEVDDLFPVAEVLQHLGFADVREGDIFLTPPARVFSEFGTQERKMMFAEHLLRHVPLAARIKKVLNERPGHRAPRVRFEQELEDFLSDSAAEETLDAVINWGRYGEIFSYNDQTEIFSLEDVES
- a CDS encoding response regulator — its product is MATQILVVDDDLELRDLLRDYLARQGIEVSVLHDAGSLERRLERERPDLIVLDLMMPGVDGLTALRKLRAAGDDIPVIMLTARADDVDRIVGLELGADDYLGKPFNPRELLARVQAVLRRRRTLPSAAAPEQREPFTFGRFTLDFQSRTLNLEDKPLTLSGSEFALLKIFVNHPMRTLTRERLLELLHGPEYDGTDRGIDVQVWRLRRILETDPSTPRFIQTVRGRGYVFVPDGEQHAPAH
- a CDS encoding periplasmic heavy metal sensor; this encodes MSTKMSRFVAVAAASLAIGLGSVGLGSVYAAQTDGQGAPGGPGGWHHHHGQFMQELNKLHGQLNLNPDQEKQWQAALDTMKQNREAGRAAHKQMHDQMEALKSQPILDLNALHDLREKAEEQRHQAHEQTSAAWLTFYNGLNDKQKTIVSTDIKAHWAKMEARHDKMHQHWHHDKGAASAPAAN
- a CDS encoding ABC transporter permease, with amino-acid sequence MDFSFDLKRTANASAWRLLPNGWDFVAFPLIICVIASVAIGFHQTLAPMSTLKTQVISLAPSSLPEYALRTTLRMLAAMVASLAFTLIYGTLAAKSRRAGLVLVPILDILQSVPVLGYISFTVTFFLALFPGRVLGAELAAIFAIFTSQAWNMTFSFYQSLRTVPRDLDEVSRGFHLTGWQRFWKLEVPFSMPGLIWNMMMSMSGGWFFVVASEAITVGNNTITLPGIGAYLAQAISDKNMHAIGWVILTMTIVILAYDQFLFRPLVAWADKFRMENTSSGNAPESWLLDLVRRTRLIHRLLVPMGWIFANAARVPMRLPSFAGVSFPVPQRQKSSRVGDIIWGVLVILLTVYVVFRVVTYVRTGVTLDEVGHVLVLGLITLLRVVLLIAISSVIWVPIGVLIGLRPALAEKIQPLAQFLAAFPANLLFPVFVIVIVRFHLNPDIWLSPLIVLGTQWYILFNVIAGASSYPNDYKEAAANFGIRGWQWWRKAMLPGIFPYYITGAITASGGAWNASIVAEYVQWGDTKVVAHGLGSYIAQTTAAGDFPKIILGIAVMSLFVTLFNRLLWRPMYAYAESKLRLD
- a CDS encoding double-stranded DNA-specific endonuclease, with product MKGNLVIVCRDHDADAFDHLLSEYGAFQTRLSSTAWYLKLDVAPELIQEEILTRLGKYTTHYIFEAETVTWNTVDSDAAAALNTLFSE
- a CDS encoding ATP-binding protein, translated to MRRPIDSLFGRLALLVVVVLLLSHFAGYALFRLERSQFQNRYAVEEATFLVDAVRQHVAHTPDQPLPSRVRLVDPASSAVPAVQQDDGSPLNHFLDDVRDRMPPGTQVRLGEPGKPPTLWVRQASDRDWIVVPVQPLRPPRSVDRMVLWLTIIFTFAVMAALFAAWQLQQPLRSLASAVARFGRGQPVPPVPERGPRELRQLTHGFNQMVQEVARTENDRAVMLAGVAHDLKTPLARLRLRAEMMDEAKVRDGVVRDVDSMTHIVEQFLVFAHDGADRSEAVEVDAQCERVVRSYRAVANSAASVLTDLKAGPGFLLPAATLDRILSNLLDNAHAYGQPPVIVSTARTSSGYTLAVQDNGQGIAAQDLMNASRPFVRLDPARGGNGHSGLGLAIVERLVRRAGGEWEIGNHGGRGLRVLMTFPFEAVPRMATVSESAW